The Gallus gallus isolate bGalGal1 chromosome 3, bGalGal1.mat.broiler.GRCg7b, whole genome shotgun sequence genome window below encodes:
- the CFAP36 gene encoding cilia- and flagella-associated protein 36, with amino-acid sequence MAAEEEEADVEWVVDSIAGFLRGPAWSVPVLEFMEQKCEVFDDEEESKLSYTEIYQEYQALVEKLLEGYLTEVGITEEKFQEAFSSPLAKTHTSQAILQTVLAAEDFRLFKKMMVQKNIEMQLQAIRVMKERNGVLPDCLTEGSDVFSEIEQEEMKILREVLRKSKEEYEIEQERRRTEEARAKCKSPAVTSFPGDSRETVKVKESTEGADRSEETPKLSLEESRKPAKADLKPVRPLQKDPESLAQPTRGKEDTKKRPPGKRAESAAQKAATEGHNTPELDEQQLKQREDYLKKKRDMLIAAKKESRNNIIPPTNTDQKEEEPSPKEEVSEEKQKLLQKRKVLAEKLKEEVINKR; translated from the exons AtggcggcggaggaggaggaggccgaTGTGGAGTGGGTGGTGGACAGCATCGCCGGGTTCCTGCGCGGGCCTGCCTGGTCCGTCCCCGTGCTGGAGTTCATGGAGCAGAAGTGCGAGG tttttgatgatgaagaagaaagcaagttGTCTTACACAGAAATCTATCAGGAATACCAAGCGCTG GTTGAAAAATTATTAGAAGGCTATCTTACAGAAGTTGGCATTACTGAAGAGAAATTTCAGGAAGCTTTTTCATCTCCTCTTGCAAAGACTCATACTTCACAG GCCATTTTGCAAACAGTACTGGCAGCAGAAGATTTtagactatttaaaaaaatgatggtacagaaaaatattgaaatgcaATTGCAAGCCATTAGagtaatgaaagaaagaaatg GTGTGTTGCCTGACTGTTTGACAGAGGGTTCTGATGTATTCAGTGAAAttgaacaagaagaaatgaaaatactcaGGGAGGTTCTAAG GAAATCTAAGGAAGAATATGAAATAGagcaagaaaggagaaggacGGAAGAG GCACGTGCTAAATGCAAATCACCAGCTGTGACCAGTTTTCCAGGAGATTCAAGAGAAACTGTAAAAGTTAAGGAGTCTACTGAGGGAGCTGATCGTTCTGAAGAAACTCCAAAATTATCATTAG AGGAATCTCGGAAACCTGCAAAGGCAGACTTAAAACCAGTCCGCCCATTGCAGAAAGACCCAGAGAGCTTAGCTCAGCCCACCAGAGGGAAGGAGGACACAAAGAAAAGACCACCTGGAAAACGTGCAGAAAGTGCAGCGCAGAAAGCTGCGACAGAAGGACAC AATACACCAGAACTTgatgagcagcagctgaaacaaCGGGAAGACTACCTTAAGAAAAAACGAGATATGCTGATAGCTGCAAAGAAAGAGTCCAGAAACAATATAATACCACCCACAAACACAGACCAGAAGGAGGAGGAACCATCTCCTAAAGAG GAAGtttcagaagagaagcaaaaattACTGCAGAAGAGGAAAGTGCTGGcagaaaaactaaaagaagaaGTTATTAATAAGCGGTAA
- the CFAP36 gene encoding cilia- and flagella-associated protein 36 isoform X1, with amino-acid sequence MKENKDILAAALSVFDDEEESKLSYTEIYQEYQALVEKLLEGYLTEVGITEEKFQEAFSSPLAKTHTSQAILQTVLAAEDFRLFKKMMVQKNIEMQLQAIRVMKERNGVLPDCLTEGSDVFSEIEQEEMKILREVLRKSKEEYEIEQERRRTEEARAKCKSPAVTSFPGDSRETVKVKESTEGADRSEETPKLSLEESRKPAKADLKPVRPLQKDPESLAQPTRGKEDTKKRPPGKRAESAAQKAATEGHNTPELDEQQLKQREDYLKKKRDMLIAAKKESRNNIIPPTNTDQKEEEPSPKEEVSEEKQKLLQKRKVLAEKLKEEVINKR; translated from the exons atgaaggaaaacaaagacatCTTAGCAGCTGCTTTAAGTG tttttgatgatgaagaagaaagcaagttGTCTTACACAGAAATCTATCAGGAATACCAAGCGCTG GTTGAAAAATTATTAGAAGGCTATCTTACAGAAGTTGGCATTACTGAAGAGAAATTTCAGGAAGCTTTTTCATCTCCTCTTGCAAAGACTCATACTTCACAG GCCATTTTGCAAACAGTACTGGCAGCAGAAGATTTtagactatttaaaaaaatgatggtacagaaaaatattgaaatgcaATTGCAAGCCATTAGagtaatgaaagaaagaaatg GTGTGTTGCCTGACTGTTTGACAGAGGGTTCTGATGTATTCAGTGAAAttgaacaagaagaaatgaaaatactcaGGGAGGTTCTAAG GAAATCTAAGGAAGAATATGAAATAGagcaagaaaggagaaggacGGAAGAG GCACGTGCTAAATGCAAATCACCAGCTGTGACCAGTTTTCCAGGAGATTCAAGAGAAACTGTAAAAGTTAAGGAGTCTACTGAGGGAGCTGATCGTTCTGAAGAAACTCCAAAATTATCATTAG AGGAATCTCGGAAACCTGCAAAGGCAGACTTAAAACCAGTCCGCCCATTGCAGAAAGACCCAGAGAGCTTAGCTCAGCCCACCAGAGGGAAGGAGGACACAAAGAAAAGACCACCTGGAAAACGTGCAGAAAGTGCAGCGCAGAAAGCTGCGACAGAAGGACAC AATACACCAGAACTTgatgagcagcagctgaaacaaCGGGAAGACTACCTTAAGAAAAAACGAGATATGCTGATAGCTGCAAAGAAAGAGTCCAGAAACAATATAATACCACCCACAAACACAGACCAGAAGGAGGAGGAACCATCTCCTAAAGAG GAAGtttcagaagagaagcaaaaattACTGCAGAAGAGGAAAGTGCTGGcagaaaaactaaaagaagaaGTTATTAATAAGCGGTAA